A window from Gossypium raimondii isolate GPD5lz chromosome 7, ASM2569854v1, whole genome shotgun sequence encodes these proteins:
- the LOC105783532 gene encoding uncharacterized protein LOC105783532, translating into MSKQGLRDSSVPYIPLPQNPNHQNVIVSLVYYHRPYQTNHYLRRGVIFAGVLLLLSATILFFYPSDPILKLARIRLNHVGVISSPKLTIDLSFSLTISVRNRDFFSLDYEKLVVSVGYRGKELGVVNSEGGRVRARGRSYVNATLDLNGFEVVHDVIYLIEDWAKGVIPFDTTTKVNGVLGLCFLKIPLKAKVACEVSVNTRNQTIVRQDCHAQ; encoded by the exons ATGTCGAAACAGGGCTTACGAGACTCGTCCGTACCGTATATCCCTCTCCCTCAAAACCCTAACCACCAAAACGTCATCGTTTCACTCGTCTATTACCACCGTCCCTATCAAACCAACCATTATCTCCGCCGTGGCGTCATTTTCGCTGgcgtcctcctcctcctctccgcCACCATACTCTTCTTCTACCCATCCGATCCCATTCTCAAACTCGCTCGAATTCGACTCAACCACGTCGGAGTCATCTCGTCGCCCAAACTCACCATCGACCTTTCGTTTTCGTTGACTATCTCGGTCCGTAACAGGGATTTCTTTTCATTGGATTATGAAAAGCTTGTCGTTTCGGTTGGGTATAGGGGGAAGGAGCTTGGGGTGGTGAATTCGGAAGGTGGGCGCGTGAGAGCTAGAGGGAGATCGTACGTGAACGCCACGCTCGATTTGAATGGGTTTGAGGTTGTTCATGATGTGATTTATTTGATTGAGGATTGGGCTAAAGGGGTTATTCCCTTTGATACTACCACTAAAGTTAATGGTGTTCTTGGTCTTTGCTTCCTTAAAATTCCCCTAAAG GCAAAAGTAGCATGCGAGGTGTCTGTAAATACCAGAAACCAAACGATCGTTCGTCAAGACTGCCATGCTCAG TAA